The Anopheles coluzzii chromosome 2, AcolN3, whole genome shotgun sequence genome window below encodes:
- the LOC120961174 gene encoding histone-lysine N-methyltransferase PR-Set7, with product MLKGRRTRNAEKKNANLVHDDTASPKRKDIKYTHEDSNNPVANIEQRNNTSVCDEPMKLRGGRVKMADISKYLEKKNDSNITEKSITLVQSKSNLDITDENVCEIVEAQLLEASISFSDATLTRNNFVDPKKSKNNNIFLQEPVLHLNFAKISNPSSRTLSMVQNSILTQQDVKTGLFTTPSQPKINSFWKEVTLTRNIKGTNDEKERSSMSNNEQHILDLSKPTQVTQIDSTTTAENVSTDDDNSCDSGDSGVILSGTNGTITMSLTNNQTNLSACAEQIGEAENRKKPATPHRILCPSPTKNAIIYLQSPPGLLNNSSSGKSRNKRQAGNNKTRKRLNSKDAENGVAATEEIKEMKPEQLHDVANAARDSAVPIELNKNIVHQNRKIVVGSANFKPGCNKKITEYYPIRRSVRKTKKEVQVERDRDIERAIKEGREDGLKIEYFEGKGRGIVTTRSFAKGEFVVEYIGDLISVAEAKQREQVYSKDDSTGCYMYYFRHKNVQHCIDATAESGKLGRLVNHSRNGNLVTKTVPINNRPHLVLIAKEDIEKGVEVTYDYGDRSKEALLHYPWLAL from the exons ATGCTGAAAG GTCGACGGACGCGCaatgctgaaaaaaaaaatgctaatcTTGTTCATGATGACACAGCCAGTCCAAAGCGAAAGGATATTAAATACACACATGAAGATAGTAACAATCCTGTCGCAAATATTGAACAGCGAAATAATACCTCGGTTTGTGACGAGCCTATGAAGCTTCGTGGCGGCCGCGTGAAGATGGCGGACATATCTaaatatttggaaaaaaaaaatgattctaACATTACCGAAAAATCTATAACACTGGTACAATCAAAGAGCAACTTAGATATAACAGATGAAAACGTTTGTGAAATTGTTGAGGCTCAACTTTTGGAAGCAAGCATTAGTTTTTCAGATGCTACACTAACAAGAAACAATTTTGTAGAtccaaaaaaatcgaaaaataacaatatttttcttcAGGAGCCAGTCCTACACTTAAACTTCGCCAAAATATCAAACCCTTCATCTCGAACTTTAAGTATGGTGCAAAATTCTATTTTAACACAACAAGATGTAAAAACTGGTCTCTTCACAACACCATCGCAACCAAAGATAAATTCATTCTGGAAAGAAGTTACTCTGACCAGGAACATCAAAGGCACAAATGATGAGAAAGAACGATCATCAATGAGCAATAATGAACAACATATATTAGATCTGTCTAAACCAACACAAGTAACCCAAATTGATTCTACTACTACTGCGGAAAATGTATCGACCGATGACGATAATTCGTGCGATAGCGGTGATAGCGGCGTTATTCTGTCAGGAACTAACGGAACCATTACTATGTCCCTCacaaataatcaaacaaattTGTCAGCATGTGCTGAGCAGATAGGTGAGGCTGAGAATCGAAAGAAACCGGCCACCCCGCATCGTATTCTTTGTCCTTCACCTACAAAAAATGCTATCATATACCTTCAAAGCCCGCCTGGACTTCTCAATAATTCTTCGTCAGGAAAAAGCCGTAACAAACGACAGGCTGGCAACAATAAAACTCGTAAAAG ACTTAATAGCAAGGATGCAGAAAATGGTGTTGCAGCTACAGAAGAAATTAAAGAAATGAAACCTGAACAATTACATGATGTTGCGAATGCTGCTCGTGATTCAGCTGTTCCGATCGAGctgaataaaaatattgtaCATCAAAACCGGAAAATAGTTGTTGGATCAGCAAATTTTAAACCTGgatgtaacaaaaaaattacAGAATATTATCCAATCAGGCGAAGTGTacgcaaaacaaagaaagaagtACAAGTTGAACGAGATCGTGATATTGAACGAGCCATTAAGGAAGGGCGTGAAGATGGACTCAAG ATCGAATATTTTGAAGGAAAGGGTCGAGGCATCGTTACAACGAGGAGCTTTGCGAAAGGAGAATTTGTAGTAGAATATATTGGCGACCTTATAAGTGTtgccgaagcaaaacaacgagAACAAGTTTATTCTAAGGATGATAGTACAGGATGCTACATGTACTACTTCAGGCACAAGAACGTACAGCACTG TATTGATGCGACAGCAGAAAGTGGAAAGCTCGGACGGTTAGTAAACCATTCCCGGAATGGAAATTTGGTTACCAAAACCGTGCCCATCAATAATCGGCCGCACCTTGTTTTAATTGCCAAAGAAGATATTGAAAAGGGTGTAGAAGTGACATACGATTATGGTGACCGTTCAAAAGAAGCATTACTTCATTATCCATGGTTAGcattataa